In Electrophorus electricus isolate fEleEle1 chromosome 1, fEleEle1.pri, whole genome shotgun sequence, a single window of DNA contains:
- the tmc8 gene encoding transmembrane channel-like protein 7 isoform X1, protein MADEQRSTSFQRLSSADSTVSTGSDDSYEYYQTDIYEQLPSTLTKRRWQQVEQTYEVGSCEYDLLPPSIDRDPHQPLNMLPLCMQEKRNLRDRRHQERLRIGFWASWRQSQQIARRRLREQVGRFFSGLLPWKHTLHKIEGRFGVGVKAYFVFLRYLICLNLLNCAIITGFVLVPSLYHKSWEDYKSDNKSILHIFLGSGFLEGSPLFYGFYQKIPLFFHTGMGTILFLSLIMIVRRMVVGYKHMWLMGKHFSLNVSYKVFYGWDFCIQDPQAASLEHSFIRNELKMDLEEQRFRQKVSERSMKQWACLYFLRGILNFVVVVLLCGSFTLIYYAIISAEKKESFHWTVKLLMNYLPPITITVVNFLLPHVFSRISMFEDYFLTTQLNLTLVRSIFLKLGTLAIYIIFITIQNNTCAENEFGKEMYKLTIFQLLACFCNTFLIVYLKRLLAEKYPSSKLARMIGIQEFVIPLNVLDLVYSQTVTWVGVFYCPLLPGISTIKLLAIFYMKKFTVMRCCVPAQRLFRTSSSAVLFHFMLLLGLIMSFVTIGVNSIRSDAGCGPLGNDTMYSVMDKFVKTLPISAQTTISYITSEAFIFALILAEIIILTSFVSHGRANRKTIERLKDMLVMCSSDKRYLVKQHSTWLRQRYRSSETEALGK, encoded by the exons atggCAGATGAACAAAGAAGCACCAGCTTCCAAAGACTATCATCAG CAGACAGCACTGTCTCTACTGGCTCGGACGACTCTTACGAGTACTACCAGACTGACATCTATGAGCAGCTGCCCAGCACACTGACCAAACGGAGGTGGCAGCAGGTGGAACAGACTTATGAGGTCGGGTCCTGCGAATATGACCTTTTACCTCCGTCCATAGACCGGGACCCCCACCAACCACTTAATATGCTGCCCCTCTGCATGCAGGAAAAGCGAAACCTCAG GGATAGACGCCACCAGGAAAGACTCAGGATTGGATTCTGGGCCTCTTGGAGGCAGAGTCAACAAATCGCAAGGAGGCGACTGAGGGAGCAGGTGGGGAGATTCTTCTCAGGACTGCTGCCATGGAAACACACGCTGCATAAAATTGAAG GCAGATTTGGTGTGGGGGTAAAGGCGTACTTTGTGTTCCTTAGGTACCTCATTTGCCTAAATCTACTGAACTGTGCCATCATTACTGGTTTTGTGCTAGTACCATCACTGTATCACAAATCCT GGGAAGACTACAAATCTGACAATAAGtccattttacacatttttctgGGCTCC GGTTTTCTGGAGGGATCTCCACTTTTTTATGGTTTCTACCAAAAAATACCGCTCTTCTTCCACACTGGCATGGGCACCATACTCTTCCTTAGTCTCATCATGATAGTCCGCAG GATGGTGGTGGGCTATAAGCACATGTGGCTGATGGGAAAGCATTTCAGTCTCAATGTGAGCTACAAGGTGTTCTATGGCTGGGACTTCTGCATCCAGGACCCCCAGGCAGCCTCACTCGAGCATAGCTTTATCAGAAACGAGCTCAAG atggatctggaggagcagaggttTCGTCAGAAAGTCTCCGAGCGTTCCATGAAGCAGTGGGCATGCCTCTACTTCCTGAGAGGGATTCTCAactttgtggtggtggtgctttTGTGTGGCTCCTTCACCCTCATCTATTACGCCATAATCTCTGCTGAAAAG aaaGAATCTTTCCACTGGACTGTGAAGCTCCTGATGAACTATCTTCCACCCATCACTATTACAGTAGTCAACTTCCTGCTGCCTCATGTTTTCTCCAGGATATCAATGTTTGAAGACTACTTCCTCACCACCCAACTTAATCTCACATTAGTTCG GAGTATCTTCCTGAAGCTAGGGACCTTAGCAATTTATATCATCTTTATCACAATTCAAAATAACACA TGTGCAGAGAATGAGTTCGGCAAAGAAATGTATAAACTCACCATATTTCAGCTCTTGGCATGTTTCTGCAACACTTTCTTGATTGTCTACCTCAAAAG GTTGCTAGCAGAGAAGTACCCCTCCTCTAAGCTTGCAAGGATGATAGGCATACAAGAGTTTGTGATCCCATTAAACGTGTTGGATTTGGTGTACAGTCAGACAGTCACTTGGGTTGGAGTCttctactgccccctgctgccAGGCATTAGCACAATAAAGCTACTGGCCATCTTCTACATGAAAAAG TTCACTGTCATGCGATGTTGTGTTCCGGCTCAGAGATTGTTCCGGACCTCCAGTTCTGCCGTTCTGTTTCACTTTATGCTCTTACTGGGCCTCATAATGTCTTTTGTGACAATTGGTGTCAACAGCATTAG GTCTGATGCTGGGTGTGGCCCATTGGGCAATGATACCATGTACAGTGTGATGGATAAGTTTGTGAAAACACTCCCAATCTCTGCTCAAACTACCATAAGTTACATCACATCTGAGGCCTTTATATTCGCACTCATATTGGCTGAGAt AATCATCCTGACATCGTTTGTGTCCCATGGCCGGGCCAATCGAAAGACCATCGAGAGACTGAAGGACATGCTGGTGATG TGCAGCTCAGATAAGCGTTACCTGGTGAAGCAACATTCCACATGGCTCAGGCAACGATACAGAAGCTCAGAAACGGAGGCCTTGGGGAAGTGA
- the tmc8 gene encoding transmembrane channel-like protein 7 isoform X3 yields MADEQRSTSFQRLSSADSTVSTGSDDSYEYYQTDIYEQLPSTLTKRRWQQVEQTYEVGSCEYDLLPPSIDRDPHQPLNMLPLCMQEKRNLRDRRHQERLRIGFWASWRQSQQIARRRLREQVGRFFSGLLPWKHTLHKIEGEDYKSDNKSILHIFLGSGFLEGSPLFYGFYQKIPLFFHTGMGTILFLSLIMIVRRMVVGYKHMWLMGKHFSLNVSYKVFYGWDFCIQDPQAASLEHSFIRNELKMDLEEQRFRQKVSERSMKQWACLYFLRGILNFVVVVLLCGSFTLIYYAIISAEKKESFHWTVKLLMNYLPPITITVVNFLLPHVFSRISMFEDYFLTTQLNLTLVRSIFLKLGTLAIYIIFITIQNNTCAENEFGKEMYKLTIFQLLACFCNTFLIVYLKRLLAEKYPSSKLARMIGIQEFVIPLNVLDLVYSQTVTWVGVFYCPLLPGISTIKLLAIFYMKKFTVMRCCVPAQRLFRTSSSAVLFHFMLLLGLIMSFVTIGVNSIRSDAGCGPLGNDTMYSVMDKFVKTLPISAQTTISYITSEAFIFALILAEIIILTSFVSHGRANRKTIERLKDMLVMCSSDKRYLVKQHSTWLRQRYRSSETEALGK; encoded by the exons atggCAGATGAACAAAGAAGCACCAGCTTCCAAAGACTATCATCAG CAGACAGCACTGTCTCTACTGGCTCGGACGACTCTTACGAGTACTACCAGACTGACATCTATGAGCAGCTGCCCAGCACACTGACCAAACGGAGGTGGCAGCAGGTGGAACAGACTTATGAGGTCGGGTCCTGCGAATATGACCTTTTACCTCCGTCCATAGACCGGGACCCCCACCAACCACTTAATATGCTGCCCCTCTGCATGCAGGAAAAGCGAAACCTCAG GGATAGACGCCACCAGGAAAGACTCAGGATTGGATTCTGGGCCTCTTGGAGGCAGAGTCAACAAATCGCAAGGAGGCGACTGAGGGAGCAGGTGGGGAGATTCTTCTCAGGACTGCTGCCATGGAAACACACGCTGCATAAAATTGAAG GGGAAGACTACAAATCTGACAATAAGtccattttacacatttttctgGGCTCC GGTTTTCTGGAGGGATCTCCACTTTTTTATGGTTTCTACCAAAAAATACCGCTCTTCTTCCACACTGGCATGGGCACCATACTCTTCCTTAGTCTCATCATGATAGTCCGCAG GATGGTGGTGGGCTATAAGCACATGTGGCTGATGGGAAAGCATTTCAGTCTCAATGTGAGCTACAAGGTGTTCTATGGCTGGGACTTCTGCATCCAGGACCCCCAGGCAGCCTCACTCGAGCATAGCTTTATCAGAAACGAGCTCAAG atggatctggaggagcagaggttTCGTCAGAAAGTCTCCGAGCGTTCCATGAAGCAGTGGGCATGCCTCTACTTCCTGAGAGGGATTCTCAactttgtggtggtggtgctttTGTGTGGCTCCTTCACCCTCATCTATTACGCCATAATCTCTGCTGAAAAG aaaGAATCTTTCCACTGGACTGTGAAGCTCCTGATGAACTATCTTCCACCCATCACTATTACAGTAGTCAACTTCCTGCTGCCTCATGTTTTCTCCAGGATATCAATGTTTGAAGACTACTTCCTCACCACCCAACTTAATCTCACATTAGTTCG GAGTATCTTCCTGAAGCTAGGGACCTTAGCAATTTATATCATCTTTATCACAATTCAAAATAACACA TGTGCAGAGAATGAGTTCGGCAAAGAAATGTATAAACTCACCATATTTCAGCTCTTGGCATGTTTCTGCAACACTTTCTTGATTGTCTACCTCAAAAG GTTGCTAGCAGAGAAGTACCCCTCCTCTAAGCTTGCAAGGATGATAGGCATACAAGAGTTTGTGATCCCATTAAACGTGTTGGATTTGGTGTACAGTCAGACAGTCACTTGGGTTGGAGTCttctactgccccctgctgccAGGCATTAGCACAATAAAGCTACTGGCCATCTTCTACATGAAAAAG TTCACTGTCATGCGATGTTGTGTTCCGGCTCAGAGATTGTTCCGGACCTCCAGTTCTGCCGTTCTGTTTCACTTTATGCTCTTACTGGGCCTCATAATGTCTTTTGTGACAATTGGTGTCAACAGCATTAG GTCTGATGCTGGGTGTGGCCCATTGGGCAATGATACCATGTACAGTGTGATGGATAAGTTTGTGAAAACACTCCCAATCTCTGCTCAAACTACCATAAGTTACATCACATCTGAGGCCTTTATATTCGCACTCATATTGGCTGAGAt AATCATCCTGACATCGTTTGTGTCCCATGGCCGGGCCAATCGAAAGACCATCGAGAGACTGAAGGACATGCTGGTGATG TGCAGCTCAGATAAGCGTTACCTGGTGAAGCAACATTCCACATGGCTCAGGCAACGATACAGAAGCTCAGAAACGGAGGCCTTGGGGAAGTGA
- the tmc8 gene encoding transmembrane channel-like protein 7 isoform X2, which yields MADEQRSTSFQRLSSDSTVSTGSDDSYEYYQTDIYEQLPSTLTKRRWQQVEQTYEVGSCEYDLLPPSIDRDPHQPLNMLPLCMQEKRNLRDRRHQERLRIGFWASWRQSQQIARRRLREQVGRFFSGLLPWKHTLHKIEGRFGVGVKAYFVFLRYLICLNLLNCAIITGFVLVPSLYHKSWEDYKSDNKSILHIFLGSGFLEGSPLFYGFYQKIPLFFHTGMGTILFLSLIMIVRRMVVGYKHMWLMGKHFSLNVSYKVFYGWDFCIQDPQAASLEHSFIRNELKMDLEEQRFRQKVSERSMKQWACLYFLRGILNFVVVVLLCGSFTLIYYAIISAEKKESFHWTVKLLMNYLPPITITVVNFLLPHVFSRISMFEDYFLTTQLNLTLVRSIFLKLGTLAIYIIFITIQNNTCAENEFGKEMYKLTIFQLLACFCNTFLIVYLKRLLAEKYPSSKLARMIGIQEFVIPLNVLDLVYSQTVTWVGVFYCPLLPGISTIKLLAIFYMKKFTVMRCCVPAQRLFRTSSSAVLFHFMLLLGLIMSFVTIGVNSIRSDAGCGPLGNDTMYSVMDKFVKTLPISAQTTISYITSEAFIFALILAEIIILTSFVSHGRANRKTIERLKDMLVMCSSDKRYLVKQHSTWLRQRYRSSETEALGK from the exons atggCAGATGAACAAAGAAGCACCAGCTTCCAAAGACTATCATCAG ACAGCACTGTCTCTACTGGCTCGGACGACTCTTACGAGTACTACCAGACTGACATCTATGAGCAGCTGCCCAGCACACTGACCAAACGGAGGTGGCAGCAGGTGGAACAGACTTATGAGGTCGGGTCCTGCGAATATGACCTTTTACCTCCGTCCATAGACCGGGACCCCCACCAACCACTTAATATGCTGCCCCTCTGCATGCAGGAAAAGCGAAACCTCAG GGATAGACGCCACCAGGAAAGACTCAGGATTGGATTCTGGGCCTCTTGGAGGCAGAGTCAACAAATCGCAAGGAGGCGACTGAGGGAGCAGGTGGGGAGATTCTTCTCAGGACTGCTGCCATGGAAACACACGCTGCATAAAATTGAAG GCAGATTTGGTGTGGGGGTAAAGGCGTACTTTGTGTTCCTTAGGTACCTCATTTGCCTAAATCTACTGAACTGTGCCATCATTACTGGTTTTGTGCTAGTACCATCACTGTATCACAAATCCT GGGAAGACTACAAATCTGACAATAAGtccattttacacatttttctgGGCTCC GGTTTTCTGGAGGGATCTCCACTTTTTTATGGTTTCTACCAAAAAATACCGCTCTTCTTCCACACTGGCATGGGCACCATACTCTTCCTTAGTCTCATCATGATAGTCCGCAG GATGGTGGTGGGCTATAAGCACATGTGGCTGATGGGAAAGCATTTCAGTCTCAATGTGAGCTACAAGGTGTTCTATGGCTGGGACTTCTGCATCCAGGACCCCCAGGCAGCCTCACTCGAGCATAGCTTTATCAGAAACGAGCTCAAG atggatctggaggagcagaggttTCGTCAGAAAGTCTCCGAGCGTTCCATGAAGCAGTGGGCATGCCTCTACTTCCTGAGAGGGATTCTCAactttgtggtggtggtgctttTGTGTGGCTCCTTCACCCTCATCTATTACGCCATAATCTCTGCTGAAAAG aaaGAATCTTTCCACTGGACTGTGAAGCTCCTGATGAACTATCTTCCACCCATCACTATTACAGTAGTCAACTTCCTGCTGCCTCATGTTTTCTCCAGGATATCAATGTTTGAAGACTACTTCCTCACCACCCAACTTAATCTCACATTAGTTCG GAGTATCTTCCTGAAGCTAGGGACCTTAGCAATTTATATCATCTTTATCACAATTCAAAATAACACA TGTGCAGAGAATGAGTTCGGCAAAGAAATGTATAAACTCACCATATTTCAGCTCTTGGCATGTTTCTGCAACACTTTCTTGATTGTCTACCTCAAAAG GTTGCTAGCAGAGAAGTACCCCTCCTCTAAGCTTGCAAGGATGATAGGCATACAAGAGTTTGTGATCCCATTAAACGTGTTGGATTTGGTGTACAGTCAGACAGTCACTTGGGTTGGAGTCttctactgccccctgctgccAGGCATTAGCACAATAAAGCTACTGGCCATCTTCTACATGAAAAAG TTCACTGTCATGCGATGTTGTGTTCCGGCTCAGAGATTGTTCCGGACCTCCAGTTCTGCCGTTCTGTTTCACTTTATGCTCTTACTGGGCCTCATAATGTCTTTTGTGACAATTGGTGTCAACAGCATTAG GTCTGATGCTGGGTGTGGCCCATTGGGCAATGATACCATGTACAGTGTGATGGATAAGTTTGTGAAAACACTCCCAATCTCTGCTCAAACTACCATAAGTTACATCACATCTGAGGCCTTTATATTCGCACTCATATTGGCTGAGAt AATCATCCTGACATCGTTTGTGTCCCATGGCCGGGCCAATCGAAAGACCATCGAGAGACTGAAGGACATGCTGGTGATG TGCAGCTCAGATAAGCGTTACCTGGTGAAGCAACATTCCACATGGCTCAGGCAACGATACAGAAGCTCAGAAACGGAGGCCTTGGGGAAGTGA
- the LOC113589702 gene encoding Fc receptor-like protein 5 isoform X2, translated as MGESAFLLLMQLLLAALVTKTGGATLRLELTGPSKAYLKSTVMFQCKLSELIFPRSCDLIKDSGDVLDTKLCESQPVTFYLKVDDRSEGEYFCRVRTKEQTETSNAVKLQVVIPVQGTHLASEPSPPIIYEGAGFTLRCHVRRGTLPTYVWYHNKQLVATSTPLHRLSGSTLTVEQASERHAGTYSCEAQNYIKDHTRHSSSRDITIVVKKYLSAPRLSFRLYHDDSGYRANISCRSERGTPPVTFQLLLDGKHMEAKQVYLLEAFFTLPVTVGLDMGVLRCSAQTDMHHLLSDPVDLEVVGGTAYIHMQYLWRTESVLPAALLQCNVTRGTFPIFSWSFNHSPVPPEGESHAIISHGSKLILIDINTGNSGYYSCRARDSFNSSSSWLESKEVMVNETGIGATYVEVIAVAFYCFLLVIIVGGACCLLSTIKCRRDHDTSPNDQHMDICEQTNRETETMSEAQVEEMETVIMEKEV; from the exons ATGGGAGAAAGCGCGTTTCTATTGCTGATGCAGTTGC TTCTGGCTGCACTTGTGACTAAAACTG GTGGAGCGACTCTGAGGCTGGAACTTACTGGGCCTAGCAAGGCCTACCTCAAATCTACAGTAATGTTTCAATGTAAGCTGTCGGAGTTAATATTCCCTAGAAGCTGCGACCTCATTAAAGACAGTGGAGATGTTCTTGACACAAAACTATGTGAAAGCCAGCCAGTCACTTTCTACCTGAAGGTTGATGATAGGTCAGAGGGAGAGTATTTTTGCAGAGTGAGAACAAAAGAGCAAACGGAAACAAGCAATGCTGTGAAGTTACAAGTAGTGA TCCCTGTCCAAGGCACCCATTTAGCATCTGAACCTAGCCCGCCTATCATCTATGAGGGGGCAGGGTTTACCCTGCGGTGCCATGTCAGAAGGGGGACTTTACCCACCTACGTGTGGTACCACAACAAACAGCTTGTGGCCACTTCCACGCCTCTCCACCGTCTCTCTGGAAGCACACTGACAGTGGAGCAGGCCAGTGAAAGGCATGCTGGAACTTACTCGTGTGAGGCCCAAAATTACATAAAGGACCACACCAGACACTCCAGCAGCAGGGATATCACCATTGTTGTGAAAA AATACCTGTCAGCTCCGAGGCTCTCATTCAGACTCTACCATGACGACTCTGGTTACCGCGCCAACATCAGTTGCCGGTCTGAACGTGGCACACCTCCGGTGACGTTCCAGCTGCTCCTGGATGGGAAACACATGGAGGCAAAGCAGGTGTATTTGCTGGAAGCCTTTTTCACCCTACCTGTCACTGTGGGTCTGGATATGGGAGTCCTGCGATGCAGCGCTCAAACAGACATGCACCACCTTCTCAGTGACCCGGTGGACCTGGAAGTGG TTGGGGGCACTGCATATATTCACATGCAGTACCTCTGGAGGACAGAATCTGTGCTGcctgctgccctgctccagTGCAACGTCACGAGGGGGACTTTCCCAATCTTCTCCTGGTCCTTTAACCACTCCCCCGTACCACCAGAGGGAGAGTCTCATGCTATCATCTCTCATGGCAGCAAGCTAATTCTCATAGACATCAATACTGGGAACTCTGGGTACTACAGCTGCAGAGCAAGGGACAGTTTTAACTCCAGCTCTTCCTGGTTGGAGAGTAAAGAGGTCATGGTTAACGAGACAG GTATCGGGGCAACATACGTAGAAGTCATTGCCGTGGCATTCTACTGTTTCCTGTTGGTGATTATTGTGGGAGGAGCATGCTGTCTCCTCAGCACCATCAAGTGTCGACGTGACCATGACACCAGCCCCAATGATC agcacaTGGACATCTGTGAGCAGACCAA
- the LOC113589702 gene encoding Fc receptor-like protein 5 isoform X1, producing the protein MGESAFLLLMQLLLAALVTKTGGATLRLELTGPSKAYLKSTVMFQCKLSELIFPRSCDLIKDSGDVLDTKLCESQPVTFYLKVDDRSEGEYFCRVRTKEQTETSNAVKLQVVIPVQGTHLASEPSPPIIYEGAGFTLRCHVRRGTLPTYVWYHNKQLVATSTPLHRLSGSTLTVEQASERHAGTYSCEAQNYIKDHTRHSSSRDITIVVKKYLSAPRLSFRLYHDDSGYRANISCRSERGTPPVTFQLLLDGKHMEAKQVYLLEAFFTLPVTVGLDMGVLRCSAQTDMHHLLSDPVDLEVAPVGGTAYIHMQYLWRTESVLPAALLQCNVTRGTFPIFSWSFNHSPVPPEGESHAIISHGSKLILIDINTGNSGYYSCRARDSFNSSSSWLESKEVMVNETGIGATYVEVIAVAFYCFLLVIIVGGACCLLSTIKCRRDHDTSPNDQHMDICEQTNRETETMSEAQVEEMETVIMEKEV; encoded by the exons ATGGGAGAAAGCGCGTTTCTATTGCTGATGCAGTTGC TTCTGGCTGCACTTGTGACTAAAACTG GTGGAGCGACTCTGAGGCTGGAACTTACTGGGCCTAGCAAGGCCTACCTCAAATCTACAGTAATGTTTCAATGTAAGCTGTCGGAGTTAATATTCCCTAGAAGCTGCGACCTCATTAAAGACAGTGGAGATGTTCTTGACACAAAACTATGTGAAAGCCAGCCAGTCACTTTCTACCTGAAGGTTGATGATAGGTCAGAGGGAGAGTATTTTTGCAGAGTGAGAACAAAAGAGCAAACGGAAACAAGCAATGCTGTGAAGTTACAAGTAGTGA TCCCTGTCCAAGGCACCCATTTAGCATCTGAACCTAGCCCGCCTATCATCTATGAGGGGGCAGGGTTTACCCTGCGGTGCCATGTCAGAAGGGGGACTTTACCCACCTACGTGTGGTACCACAACAAACAGCTTGTGGCCACTTCCACGCCTCTCCACCGTCTCTCTGGAAGCACACTGACAGTGGAGCAGGCCAGTGAAAGGCATGCTGGAACTTACTCGTGTGAGGCCCAAAATTACATAAAGGACCACACCAGACACTCCAGCAGCAGGGATATCACCATTGTTGTGAAAA AATACCTGTCAGCTCCGAGGCTCTCATTCAGACTCTACCATGACGACTCTGGTTACCGCGCCAACATCAGTTGCCGGTCTGAACGTGGCACACCTCCGGTGACGTTCCAGCTGCTCCTGGATGGGAAACACATGGAGGCAAAGCAGGTGTATTTGCTGGAAGCCTTTTTCACCCTACCTGTCACTGTGGGTCTGGATATGGGAGTCCTGCGATGCAGCGCTCAAACAGACATGCACCACCTTCTCAGTGACCCGGTGGACCTGGAAGTGG CTCCAGTTGGGGGCACTGCATATATTCACATGCAGTACCTCTGGAGGACAGAATCTGTGCTGcctgctgccctgctccagTGCAACGTCACGAGGGGGACTTTCCCAATCTTCTCCTGGTCCTTTAACCACTCCCCCGTACCACCAGAGGGAGAGTCTCATGCTATCATCTCTCATGGCAGCAAGCTAATTCTCATAGACATCAATACTGGGAACTCTGGGTACTACAGCTGCAGAGCAAGGGACAGTTTTAACTCCAGCTCTTCCTGGTTGGAGAGTAAAGAGGTCATGGTTAACGAGACAG GTATCGGGGCAACATACGTAGAAGTCATTGCCGTGGCATTCTACTGTTTCCTGTTGGTGATTATTGTGGGAGGAGCATGCTGTCTCCTCAGCACCATCAAGTGTCGACGTGACCATGACACCAGCCCCAATGATC agcacaTGGACATCTGTGAGCAGACCAA
- the LOC113589702 gene encoding Fc receptor-like protein 5 isoform X3, with translation MFQCKLSELIFPRSCDLIKDSGDVLDTKLCESQPVTFYLKVDDRSEGEYFCRVRTKEQTETSNAVKLQVVIPVQGTHLASEPSPPIIYEGAGFTLRCHVRRGTLPTYVWYHNKQLVATSTPLHRLSGSTLTVEQASERHAGTYSCEAQNYIKDHTRHSSSRDITIVVKKYLSAPRLSFRLYHDDSGYRANISCRSERGTPPVTFQLLLDGKHMEAKQVYLLEAFFTLPVTVGLDMGVLRCSAQTDMHHLLSDPVDLEVAPVGGTAYIHMQYLWRTESVLPAALLQCNVTRGTFPIFSWSFNHSPVPPEGESHAIISHGSKLILIDINTGNSGYYSCRARDSFNSSSSWLESKEVMVNETGIGATYVEVIAVAFYCFLLVIIVGGACCLLSTIKCRRDHDTSPNDQHMDICEQTNRETETMSEAQVEEMETVIMEKEV, from the exons ATGTTTCAATGTAAGCTGTCGGAGTTAATATTCCCTAGAAGCTGCGACCTCATTAAAGACAGTGGAGATGTTCTTGACACAAAACTATGTGAAAGCCAGCCAGTCACTTTCTACCTGAAGGTTGATGATAGGTCAGAGGGAGAGTATTTTTGCAGAGTGAGAACAAAAGAGCAAACGGAAACAAGCAATGCTGTGAAGTTACAAGTAGTGA TCCCTGTCCAAGGCACCCATTTAGCATCTGAACCTAGCCCGCCTATCATCTATGAGGGGGCAGGGTTTACCCTGCGGTGCCATGTCAGAAGGGGGACTTTACCCACCTACGTGTGGTACCACAACAAACAGCTTGTGGCCACTTCCACGCCTCTCCACCGTCTCTCTGGAAGCACACTGACAGTGGAGCAGGCCAGTGAAAGGCATGCTGGAACTTACTCGTGTGAGGCCCAAAATTACATAAAGGACCACACCAGACACTCCAGCAGCAGGGATATCACCATTGTTGTGAAAA AATACCTGTCAGCTCCGAGGCTCTCATTCAGACTCTACCATGACGACTCTGGTTACCGCGCCAACATCAGTTGCCGGTCTGAACGTGGCACACCTCCGGTGACGTTCCAGCTGCTCCTGGATGGGAAACACATGGAGGCAAAGCAGGTGTATTTGCTGGAAGCCTTTTTCACCCTACCTGTCACTGTGGGTCTGGATATGGGAGTCCTGCGATGCAGCGCTCAAACAGACATGCACCACCTTCTCAGTGACCCGGTGGACCTGGAAGTGG CTCCAGTTGGGGGCACTGCATATATTCACATGCAGTACCTCTGGAGGACAGAATCTGTGCTGcctgctgccctgctccagTGCAACGTCACGAGGGGGACTTTCCCAATCTTCTCCTGGTCCTTTAACCACTCCCCCGTACCACCAGAGGGAGAGTCTCATGCTATCATCTCTCATGGCAGCAAGCTAATTCTCATAGACATCAATACTGGGAACTCTGGGTACTACAGCTGCAGAGCAAGGGACAGTTTTAACTCCAGCTCTTCCTGGTTGGAGAGTAAAGAGGTCATGGTTAACGAGACAG GTATCGGGGCAACATACGTAGAAGTCATTGCCGTGGCATTCTACTGTTTCCTGTTGGTGATTATTGTGGGAGGAGCATGCTGTCTCCTCAGCACCATCAAGTGTCGACGTGACCATGACACCAGCCCCAATGATC agcacaTGGACATCTGTGAGCAGACCAA